One region of Endozoicomonas sp. Mp262 genomic DNA includes:
- a CDS encoding IS630 family transposase encodes MDRNLEKAASQEYSPIRPRWTLKYLVQWCWDQFQVRCCRETIRQALKRLGYSWKKAKKLLNKADTGKRADFLETLKPLLSKAMFQKRLLVYIDEAHIHQETDIGYGWSRKGERFWVSSHSPKLADKITFYGIYYYNLGQVRIWPYPCGRKEHTVNVLERIRQEHPDREIDIVWDGASWHTAHVVRDAGLRLNLNIIQMPAYSPDFMPVEALWRWLREDITYHHCHKTAEDLLKAVNSFTHRINQNPEEIADRLWVKDSLNDEEESMRSVRLSAVS; translated from the coding sequence ATTGACAGAAATTTAGAAAAAGCTGCTTCTCAGGAATACTCTCCCATCCGCCCTCGCTGGACTTTAAAGTATCTGGTTCAGTGGTGCTGGGATCAATTTCAGGTACGGTGTTGTCGTGAGACCATACGACAAGCACTCAAACGACTGGGATATTCATGGAAGAAAGCCAAAAAACTGCTTAATAAAGCCGATACCGGCAAGCGGGCTGATTTTTTGGAAACATTGAAACCACTGCTATCGAAAGCCATGTTCCAGAAACGCCTACTGGTTTACATTGATGAGGCTCATATACATCAGGAGACGGACATTGGATATGGCTGGTCTCGCAAAGGCGAACGCTTCTGGGTCAGCTCTCACTCGCCAAAACTGGCTGATAAGATTACGTTCTATGGTATTTATTACTACAACCTGGGACAGGTTAGAATCTGGCCTTATCCCTGTGGACGAAAAGAGCACACAGTCAATGTACTGGAACGCATCAGGCAAGAACATCCTGACAGGGAGATTGATATTGTTTGGGATGGTGCCTCCTGGCACACCGCTCATGTTGTGAGAGATGCAGGGCTTCGCCTCAACCTGAATATTATCCAGATGCCGGCGTATAGCCCCGACTTTATGCCTGTGGAAGCACTGTGGCGCTGGTTACGAGAAGATATCACTTATCACCATTGCCACAAAACGGCAGAAGACTTACTTAAGGCAGTCAATAGCTTCACTCACCGTATCAATCAGAACCCTGAAGAAATTGCTGATAGATTATGGGTCAAAGACAGCCTGAATGATGAGGAGGAGTCCATGAGGTCAGTCAGGCTGTCAGCCGTCTCATAA
- a CDS encoding helix-turn-helix domain-containing protein, translated as MKYVTTITDEAVLLTLKFAKHYGPLRCIRERAHSLLLSNRGFTLEQIAEILEIRYQTASQWIDDWEEYGIRALYKGHGGGRPCIYDESEVQRIKELVAEEPRRLSYVKSKIEDETGKSSSKITLANIVKKQGWFTKDSVNHANINGTKSNSMTVKLL; from the coding sequence ATGAAGTACGTCACTACAATCACTGATGAAGCTGTTTTATTAACTTTGAAATTCGCCAAACACTACGGACCTCTGAGATGTATAAGGGAAAGAGCCCATAGCCTTTTATTGAGCAATCGTGGCTTTACCCTTGAGCAAATTGCCGAAATACTTGAAATTAGATATCAAACTGCTTCTCAGTGGATTGATGATTGGGAAGAATATGGTATTCGTGCCTTGTACAAGGGGCATGGTGGCGGTAGGCCGTGCATATATGACGAATCCGAAGTGCAACGCATAAAAGAATTAGTGGCTGAAGAGCCTCGTCGCTTATCGTATGTCAAATCCAAGATCGAGGATGAAACCGGTAAATCTTCATCAAAAATTACTCTGGCAAACATTGTAAAAAAGCAGGGCTGGTTTACAAAAGACTCCGTAAATCATGCAAACATAAACGGGACGAAGAGCAATTCCATGACTGTAAAACTGCTCTGA
- a CDS encoding helix-turn-helix domain-containing protein: MVLKVSPEKWNQTRDCLLQQSIHASHPRTRERFSALYQVSQGDSASNVAKQLGRRLDTVTNWIHLYHDSGPEAMIYKRTGGRPPFAK, translated from the coding sequence ATGGTATTGAAAGTCTCTCCAGAAAAGTGGAATCAAACCAGGGATTGCCTGCTTCAGCAATCCATACATGCTTCTCATCCCCGTACACGTGAGCGTTTTTCGGCGCTTTATCAAGTTTCTCAGGGAGACTCAGCCTCTAACGTCGCTAAGCAACTGGGGCGTCGCCTTGATACCGTCACGAACTGGATTCACCTCTATCATGATAGCGGGCCTGAAGCCATGATTTATAAACGGACAGGTGGCCGCCCCCCTTTTGCCAAATAA
- a CDS encoding IS630 family transposase, translating into MVYKRLRKSCKHKRDEEQFHDCKTALKDAQEAESKGLINLFYFDESGFTQEPCVPYGWQEKGKQLRIPSVKSKRINVLGFMNRSCELFHYPVVGSVNSDTVIAAFDDFAEKMADEKYSSNDRYTVVMVDNASIHTSKKFCARIDDWMIEKKLLVCFLPTYSPELNLIEILWRKIKYEWLNLLSIKSFAEFEKEVERVLFSFGEEYMISFSNTVRLDG; encoded by the coding sequence CTGGTTTACAAAAGACTCCGTAAATCATGCAAACATAAACGGGACGAAGAGCAATTCCATGACTGTAAAACTGCTCTGAAAGATGCCCAGGAAGCCGAGAGCAAAGGGTTAATCAATTTATTTTATTTTGATGAGTCCGGCTTTACCCAGGAACCTTGTGTGCCATACGGTTGGCAGGAAAAAGGAAAGCAGCTCAGAATACCATCAGTCAAAAGTAAACGCATCAACGTACTGGGGTTTATGAACCGAAGCTGTGAGCTATTTCATTATCCTGTTGTGGGTTCAGTGAATAGCGATACGGTGATTGCGGCCTTTGATGACTTTGCAGAGAAAATGGCAGATGAAAAATACAGCTCAAATGATCGTTACACGGTAGTTATGGTGGATAATGCCAGCATTCACACCAGCAAAAAGTTTTGTGCCAGAATTGATGACTGGATGATTGAAAAGAAATTGCTGGTCTGCTTTCTGCCAACATATTCACCTGAGCTCAACCTGATTGAAATCCTGTGGAGGAAAATAAAGTATGAATGGCTCAACCTCTTGTCAATCAAGAGCTTTGCGGAATTTGAAAAAGAAGTTGAACGGGTGCTTTTTTCATTTGGAGAGGAGTATATGATCTCATTTTCTAATACTGTCCGACTGGATGGTTAA
- a CDS encoding C69 family dipeptidase produces MTLFKKRTLAAAISSLVMLPLAQACTSVIVGKDASASGALMISRNEDFSTNNWAKRMHVYPRKSYKAGDVITLSNGLKVPAPETSWRYTAMNDWDAYQNSNDGKVFEERGVNEFNLAMSATNSAEMNEKAQKVDPLVDQGIIEQNMTGLILSQAKSAREAVQLLGDYVTRYGAGEANGVQFADTKEAWYMEIGSGHHWIAVKVPDDKYAVIANGLRIHDVDLGDTQNIMHSKGLLEFTRKHKLLSKPDSRNFNFAQAFGKLGDLYNTDREWMGQNLLSASVKQKIRQDQYPLFLKPDQKISVTDIAKVLRSDYQGTQLKGKGKRPIGVDRTSEAHIIEMYPNMPGELAAVIWQTPSNINYSPFIPVYNVMSHVPKVYTQGKDHYDNSSAWWTFRSLGTLASPNVMEGKYKKVVDGVIDSAEHYLVKTHAYTRDMLKHMYKDNQDMAIQYASNYSNGLLQTAYDRAQFLQSELMTDLTRSTEKKYSPEEFDKIKKL; encoded by the coding sequence ATGACGTTATTTAAGAAAAGAACCCTGGCTGCGGCTATCTCCTCCCTGGTTATGCTCCCCCTGGCCCAGGCCTGCACTTCGGTGATTGTAGGCAAAGATGCCTCGGCATCCGGTGCATTGATGATCTCCCGAAACGAAGACTTTTCCACTAATAACTGGGCGAAGCGAATGCATGTTTATCCCCGTAAAAGCTATAAAGCCGGGGATGTGATCACCTTATCCAATGGTTTAAAAGTTCCCGCCCCGGAAACATCCTGGCGCTATACCGCCATGAATGACTGGGATGCCTATCAGAATTCTAACGATGGCAAAGTGTTCGAAGAGCGCGGAGTGAATGAATTCAACCTGGCCATGTCTGCCACCAATAGTGCCGAGATGAATGAAAAGGCTCAGAAAGTCGATCCCCTGGTGGACCAGGGCATTATTGAGCAAAATATGACCGGACTGATTCTGTCCCAGGCTAAAAGTGCCAGAGAGGCCGTGCAGCTATTGGGTGATTATGTGACTCGGTATGGCGCCGGTGAAGCCAATGGCGTCCAGTTTGCTGACACCAAGGAAGCCTGGTATATGGAGATAGGATCGGGGCATCACTGGATTGCGGTAAAAGTACCTGATGACAAGTATGCCGTCATTGCCAACGGCCTGCGTATTCATGATGTAGACCTGGGTGATACCCAAAATATAATGCATTCAAAGGGGCTGCTGGAATTTACCCGCAAGCATAAACTTCTGAGCAAGCCTGACAGCAGAAACTTTAACTTTGCCCAAGCCTTTGGCAAGCTGGGTGACCTCTACAACACAGATAGAGAGTGGATGGGACAAAACCTGCTGAGTGCCTCAGTTAAACAGAAAATACGACAGGATCAGTATCCCCTGTTTTTAAAGCCAGACCAGAAAATCAGTGTGACGGATATCGCCAAAGTGCTCCGTTCTGATTACCAGGGAACCCAACTGAAGGGCAAGGGTAAGCGTCCCATTGGCGTGGATCGCACCTCTGAAGCCCATATCATTGAAATGTACCCCAACATGCCGGGAGAGTTGGCCGCTGTGATCTGGCAGACACCCAGTAATATTAATTACAGCCCCTTCATCCCTGTTTACAATGTGATGAGTCATGTTCCCAAGGTCTATACCCAGGGCAAGGATCACTATGACAACAGCTCTGCCTGGTGGACATTCCGCTCCCTGGGAACCCTTGCCAGCCCCAACGTGATGGAGGGTAAATATAAGAAAGTGGTCGATGGTGTCATCGACTCAGCCGAACATTACCTGGTGAAAACCCATGCCTATACCCGGGACATGTTGAAACACATGTATAAGGATAACCAGGATATGGCTATCCAGTATGCCAGTAACTACTCCAATGGCCTATTGCAAACAGCCTATGACCGTGCCCAGTTTTTACAGTCTGAACTAATGACGGATCTGACTCGTAGTACAGAAAAAAAATACAGTCCGGAGGAGTTTGATAAGATTAAGAAATTATAA